One window of the Populus nigra chromosome 4, ddPopNigr1.1, whole genome shotgun sequence genome contains the following:
- the LOC133690970 gene encoding agamous-like MADS-box protein MADS9: MGRGKIEIKRIENSSNRQVTYSKRRSGIIKKAKEITVLCDAQVSLVIFASSGRMHEYCSPSTTVVDLLDKYHKQSGKRLWDAKHENLSNEIDRIKKENESMQIELRHLKGQDISSLPHKELMAIEEALDTGLAAVRKKQMEFHSMLEQNEKILDEEFKHLQFVLQQQEMAMEENAMEMENAYHQQRVRDYNSQVPLAFRVQPIQPNLQERM, from the exons ATGGGGAGAGGTAAGATTGAGATCAAGAGGATTGAAAACTCAAGCAACAGGCAAGTGACCTACTCTAAGAGGAGAAGTGGGATCATAAAAAAAGCTAAGGAGATCACAGTTTTATGCGATGCTCAAGTTTCTCTTGTCATCTTTGCTAGTTCTGGAAGGATGCATGAGTACTGCAGCCCTTCCACTAC GGTGGTAGATCTGTTGGACAAGTATCACAAGCAATCTGGTAAGAGGCTGTGGGATGCTAAACATGAG aacctcAGCAACGAGATTgacagaatcaagaaagagaatGAAAGCATGCAGATTGAGCTGAG GCATCTGAAAGGGCAGGATATCTCATCTTTGCCCCACAAAGAGTTGATGGCCATAGAGGAAGCCCTTGATACTGGCCTTGCTGCTGTCCGTAAAAAGCAG ATGGAGTTCCACAGCATGTTGGAGCAAAAT GAAAAGATATTGGATGAGGAGTTCAAGCACCTCCAGTTCGTTCTG caACAACAAGAGATGGCCATGGAAGAGAATGCGATGGAGATGGAAAATGCTTATCATCAACAAAGGGTGAGAGACTATAATTCCCAGGTGCCTCTCGCATTCCGCGTGCAGCCTATCCAGCCAAATTTGCAAGAGAGGATGTAA
- the LOC133692648 gene encoding ubinuclein-1 isoform X2, with amino-acid sequence MDEGSSRGGGEGGGESSSSRVTPSYVKLGDRQIFTVELRPGETTFVSWKKLMKDANKVNSRSAPAAPDPPPVNAHPNLESRIAPPQVTENEVKDDPPPNRFSAVIEKIERLYTGKDSSDEEDLMDAPDDDQYDTEDSFIDDAELDEYFEVDNSAIKHDGFFVNRGELERRNEPPVLPNEKPKKRRRKDLLKAPNDSDDGHMSNKLVKLGKSAVEKMAPPPGKNSLNLSQNLTMISEQYENVKFQNQSNSPGISSKKKPAETKMKLDPSLSVKILNGDAYASLEETTDNEKPKTGCLLPKNLTSKPKDASGFSESSNQKCHEKSAFVQPKSQSAKTVNHGDDLEPSVRLKENNGVRELPDLNLNISDSKIYTQAARTSHVHRKDGSSVRPKSSMLEKAIRELEKMVAESRPPAVENQETDASAQGIKRRLPTEIKLKLAKVARLAASQGKLSKELLNRLMSILGHLIQLRTLKRNLKIMINTGLSAKQEKDDRFQQIKKEVAEMIMTCIPSVESNALVQQAGASDDFQEMVSDERGGLKKKFSMDAVLEDKICDLYDLFVEGLDEDSGPQVRKLYVESIPICDSACSVVAKWSYGQPWDQACNM; translated from the exons ATGGATGAAGGGAGCAGTCGTGGCGGTGGTGAAGGCGGGGGAGAATCGTCCTCGTCAAGGGTAACGCCGTCGTATGTAAAATTAGGAGACAGGCAAATATTCACCGTGGAGCTCCGACCCGGAGAGACGACATTTGTGTCGTGGAAAAAGCTTATGAAAGACGCCAATAAGGTCAATAGTAGATCCGCACCCGCCGCACCAGACCCTCCTCCCGTTAACGCCCACCCTAACCTCGAGTCTCGAATTGCTCCA CCACAAGTGACCGAGAATGAAGTGAAGGATGACCCCCCTCCGAATCGTTTCAGTGCTGTAATCGAGAAGATTGAGCGTCTTTACACA GGTAAGGATAGTAGCGACGAGGAGGATCTAATGGATGCTCCTGATGATGATCAGTATGATACAGAAGATTCTTTTATTGACGATGCTGAGCTG GATGAATACTTTGAAGTTGATAATTCAGCAATAAAACATGATGGCTTCTTTGTTAACAGGGGGGAGCTGGAACGCAG AAATGAACCTCCTGTTTTGCCTAACGAGAAaccaaagaaaaggagaagaaaagattTATTGAAGGCACCTAATGATTCTGATGATGGTCATATGTcaaataaacttgtgaagcTGGGAAAATCAGCTGTGGAGAAGATGGCACCGCCTCCTGGAAAGAACTCTTTGAACCTTTCTCAGAATTTGACTATGATAAGTGAGCAGTACGAGAATGTGAAGTTCCAGAATCAATCAAATTCACCTGGAATTTCTTCCAAAAAGAAACCTGCTGAAACGAAAATGAAGTTGGATCCATCTTTATCAgtgaaaattttgaatggcgATGCTTATGCATCTCTGGAAGAAACAACGGATAATGAAAAGCCAAAGACTGGGTGCCTCCTGCCAAAGAACCTCACTAGCAAACCTAAAGATGCAAGTGGATTCTCTGAATCTTCAAATCAGAAATGTCATGAAAAAAGTGCTTTTGTGCAACCCAAGTCACAATCAGCAAAAACTGTAAATCATGGTGATGATCTTGAACCATCAGttagattaaaagaaaataatgggGTCCGTGAACTTCCTGATCTCAATCTTAATATTTCTGACAGCAAGATTTACACACAAGCAGCA AGAACTTCACATGTCCACAGAAAGGATGGTTCTAGTGTCAGGCCTAAAAGTTCAATGCTAGAAAAGGCTATCAGGGAGTTAGAGAAGATGGTTGCTGAAT CAAGACCGCCTGCTGTGGAAAATCAAGAGACTGATGCCTCAGCCCAGGGAATTAAAAGAAGATTACCTACAGAAATAAAGCTGAAGCTTGCCAAAGTTGCCAGACTAGCG GCAAGCCAGGGAAAATTGTCAAAAGAGTTACTCAATCGTCTCATGAGTATTCTTGGTCACTTAATTCAGCTTAGAACACTGAAG AGAAACTTGAAAATAATGATTAACACAGGTTTGTCAGCAAAGCAGGAGAAAGATGACAGGTTTCAACAGATAAAGAAGGAGGTCGCTGAGATGATTATGACATGCATCCCCTCTGTGGAGTCTAAT GCATTAGTTCAACAAGCTGGAGCGTCTGATGATTTTCAAGAAATGGTATCTGATGAAAGAGGGGGCCTGAAAAAGAAATTTAGCATGGATGCTGTGTTGGAGGATAAAATTTGTGATCTCTATGACCTTTTTGTTGAG GGATTGGATGAAGATTCAGGTCCACAAGTCAGAAAGTTATATGTGGAG TCTATTCCCATCTGTGATTCAGCTTGCTCAGTTGTGGCCAAGTGGTCTTATGGACAACCATGGGATCAAGCGTGCAATATGTAG
- the LOC133692648 gene encoding ubinuclein-1 isoform X1: MDEGSSRGGGEGGGESSSSRVTPSYVKLGDRQIFTVELRPGETTFVSWKKLMKDANKVNSRSAPAAPDPPPVNAHPNLESRIAPPQVTENEVKDDPPPNRFSAVIEKIERLYTGKDSSDEEDLMDAPDDDQYDTEDSFIDDAELDEYFEVDNSAIKHDGFFVNRGELERRNEPPVLPNEKPKKRRRKDLLKAPNDSDDGHMSNKLVKLGKSAVEKMAPPPGKNSLNLSQNLTMISEQYENVKFQNQSNSPGISSKKKPAETKMKLDPSLSVKILNGDAYASLEETTDNEKPKTGCLLPKNLTSKPKDASGFSESSNQKCHEKSAFVQPKSQSAKTVNHGDDLEPSVRLKENNGVRELPDLNLNISDSKIYTQAARTSHVHRKDGSSVRPKSSMLEKAIRELEKMVAESRPPAVENQETDASAQGIKRRLPTEIKLKLAKVARLAASQGKLSKELLNRLMSILGHLIQLRTLKRNLKIMINTGLSAKQEKDDRFQQIKKEVAEMIMTCIPSVESNALVQQAGASDDFQEMVSDERGGLKKKFSMDAVLEDKICDLYDLFVEGLDEDSGPQVRKLYVELAQLWPSGLMDNHGIKRAICRAKERRRVMYIRNKDQDKIKSKKMLTPKQEEGVRIESGSVAQPQHVQERLATDMVGPVLALARKPVPNSIAAAVQFPSPSANGLVLDKLKQEKPKGSSSNSMDGAKMGVDGALPKKKVKRKPEQELDGPHPRSEKLHPQSSGERHKSLKHASGLPQKLNLQSSAPPSFEPSS, encoded by the exons ATGGATGAAGGGAGCAGTCGTGGCGGTGGTGAAGGCGGGGGAGAATCGTCCTCGTCAAGGGTAACGCCGTCGTATGTAAAATTAGGAGACAGGCAAATATTCACCGTGGAGCTCCGACCCGGAGAGACGACATTTGTGTCGTGGAAAAAGCTTATGAAAGACGCCAATAAGGTCAATAGTAGATCCGCACCCGCCGCACCAGACCCTCCTCCCGTTAACGCCCACCCTAACCTCGAGTCTCGAATTGCTCCA CCACAAGTGACCGAGAATGAAGTGAAGGATGACCCCCCTCCGAATCGTTTCAGTGCTGTAATCGAGAAGATTGAGCGTCTTTACACA GGTAAGGATAGTAGCGACGAGGAGGATCTAATGGATGCTCCTGATGATGATCAGTATGATACAGAAGATTCTTTTATTGACGATGCTGAGCTG GATGAATACTTTGAAGTTGATAATTCAGCAATAAAACATGATGGCTTCTTTGTTAACAGGGGGGAGCTGGAACGCAG AAATGAACCTCCTGTTTTGCCTAACGAGAAaccaaagaaaaggagaagaaaagattTATTGAAGGCACCTAATGATTCTGATGATGGTCATATGTcaaataaacttgtgaagcTGGGAAAATCAGCTGTGGAGAAGATGGCACCGCCTCCTGGAAAGAACTCTTTGAACCTTTCTCAGAATTTGACTATGATAAGTGAGCAGTACGAGAATGTGAAGTTCCAGAATCAATCAAATTCACCTGGAATTTCTTCCAAAAAGAAACCTGCTGAAACGAAAATGAAGTTGGATCCATCTTTATCAgtgaaaattttgaatggcgATGCTTATGCATCTCTGGAAGAAACAACGGATAATGAAAAGCCAAAGACTGGGTGCCTCCTGCCAAAGAACCTCACTAGCAAACCTAAAGATGCAAGTGGATTCTCTGAATCTTCAAATCAGAAATGTCATGAAAAAAGTGCTTTTGTGCAACCCAAGTCACAATCAGCAAAAACTGTAAATCATGGTGATGATCTTGAACCATCAGttagattaaaagaaaataatgggGTCCGTGAACTTCCTGATCTCAATCTTAATATTTCTGACAGCAAGATTTACACACAAGCAGCA AGAACTTCACATGTCCACAGAAAGGATGGTTCTAGTGTCAGGCCTAAAAGTTCAATGCTAGAAAAGGCTATCAGGGAGTTAGAGAAGATGGTTGCTGAAT CAAGACCGCCTGCTGTGGAAAATCAAGAGACTGATGCCTCAGCCCAGGGAATTAAAAGAAGATTACCTACAGAAATAAAGCTGAAGCTTGCCAAAGTTGCCAGACTAGCG GCAAGCCAGGGAAAATTGTCAAAAGAGTTACTCAATCGTCTCATGAGTATTCTTGGTCACTTAATTCAGCTTAGAACACTGAAG AGAAACTTGAAAATAATGATTAACACAGGTTTGTCAGCAAAGCAGGAGAAAGATGACAGGTTTCAACAGATAAAGAAGGAGGTCGCTGAGATGATTATGACATGCATCCCCTCTGTGGAGTCTAAT GCATTAGTTCAACAAGCTGGAGCGTCTGATGATTTTCAAGAAATGGTATCTGATGAAAGAGGGGGCCTGAAAAAGAAATTTAGCATGGATGCTGTGTTGGAGGATAAAATTTGTGATCTCTATGACCTTTTTGTTGAG GGATTGGATGAAGATTCAGGTCCACAAGTCAGAAAGTTATATGTGGAG CTTGCTCAGTTGTGGCCAAGTGGTCTTATGGACAACCATGGGATCAAGCGTGCAATATGTAGGGCGAAAGAGAGACGGAGGGTTATGTACATCAGAAATAAG gatcaagataaaataaagagtAAAAAGATGTTGACTCCTAAACAAGAGGAGGGTGTTAGAATTGAGTCTGGTTCAGTTGCTCAGCCACAACATGTGCAAGAAAGGTTGGCCACTGATATGGTTGGTCCTGTTTTGGCCTTAGCTCGTAAGCCGGTTCCCAATTCCATAGCAGCAGCTGTTCAGTTTCCTAGTCCTTCAGCAAACGGTCTTGTATTGGACAAGCTAAAACAAGAGAAACCAAAAGGAAGTTCAAGCAATTCCATGGATGGGGCAAAGATGGGAGTTGATGGTGCTTTGCCAAAGAAGAAGGTAAAGAGGAAGCCGGAACAAGAGTTGGATGGACCTCATCCCCGTTCAGAGAAGTTGCATCCTCAATCTAGCGGGGAAAGACACAAGTCTCTTAAGCATGCATCTGGTCTTCCCCAAAAGTTAAACCTTCAATCATCTGCCCCTCCAAGCTTCGAACCGTCGAGCTGA
- the LOC133691081 gene encoding PLASTID TRANSCRIPTIONALLY ACTIVE protein 6, chloroplastic, which translates to MITATLSLLSPALLTRKPPILTTTAPLFPSSLKLTPISHNFTFKLPPKRFIPKADDGDADGGPDDYDMDEEEVEELDNKKDYDVEYEPLSASAIAVGNEDEEISMVNSKSFVHTQGWDSEKIVDYRINEEEFHKISLFDCDFFIRKPPDPDDDVYDFREMYVTPPDTDVYAIPKVLAPMPQKYIRCAETDYGGYNVTEPPIDAPRDPFYKSEREIWKVFLFKHYRNRRLGDPDFVLDFDEIYVIDSKTKSISRAKVLVTVPGGRNRDRKTDLLVVRDKGTSFKIIHSSERDDPTTIIEKEEWARSRQDMERHLRKLRDFDVSNWF; encoded by the exons ATGATCACCGCCACACTTTCCCTCCTCTCTCCAGCACTCCTCACCAGAAAACCCCCAATCCTAACGACCACCGCCCCTCTCTTTCCCTCCTCCCTCAAACTCACACCAATTTCACACAATTTCACCTTCAAACTCCCACCAAAAAGGTTCATTCCCAAAGCCGACGACGGAGACGCAGATGGAGGGCCAGATGACTATGACATGGACGAGGAAGAAGTGGAGGAACTGGACAATAAGAAAGACTACGACGTTGAGTACGAACCTTTGTCTGCTTCAGCTATCGCAGTTGGTAACGAAGACGAGGAGATTTCTATGGTGAATAGTAAGAGTTTTGTGCACACGCAAGGCTGGGATTCTGAGAAAATTGTCGATTATAGGATTAACGAGGAAGAATTTCATAAAATTAGCTTGTTCGATTGTGACTTCTTTATTAGGAAGCCGCCTGACCCTGACGATGACGTCTATGATTTTAGAGAG ATGTATGTTACTCCACCGGATACAGATGTTTATGCTATACCGAAGGTTCTTGCTCCAATGCCTCAAAAG taCATACGATGCGCAGAGACTGACTATGGAGGTTATAATGTTACTGAACCACCCATCGATGCGCCTCGAGATCCATTTTATAAATCCGAGAGGGAGATCTGGAAG GTGTTCTTGTTTAAGCATTACAGGAACCGGAGGTTGGGGGATCCTGATTTTGTGCTAGACTTTGACGAGATTTACGTTATTGATTCCAAAACAAAGTCAATATCAAGAGCAAAAGTACTG GTCACAGTTCCTGGAGGAAGAAATAGGGATAGAAAGACCGACTTGCTTGTAGTGCGCGATAAAGGGACCTCTTTCAAAATAATCCATTCG AGTGAAAGGGATGACCCCACCACTATTATAGAGAAGGAAGAGTGGGCAAGGTCTAGACAAGATATGGAGAGGCATCTCAGAAAGTTACGGGACTTTGATGTTTCAAATTGGTTCTAA